The sequence below is a genomic window from Candidatus Latescibacter sp..
GGCAGCGTATCGAGAACATCCAGCTTGGTGACCGCCAGAGAACTGAGACCGTTTATACGGGCGGCATAGCGGCCGATGATCCCGTCAAACCAGCCGCACCGCCTGGGCCGTCCTGTAGTGGCGCCGTACTCGCCTCCGATGTCACGGATCATCTGGGCGAATTCGCCGTCAAATTCGGTAGGGAAAGGGCCGTTGCCCACCCGGGTGGTATATGCCTTCATCACGCCGATCACCTCGTCCACGCTGGTGGGGCCTATGCCGGTGCCGATGCAGGCAGCGCCGGCGATGGTGTTGGAGGATGTCACATACGGATATGTTCCATGGTCGATATCGAGAAGAGCGCCCTGTGCGCCCTCGAAGAGGATATTCTTTCCGGCTTTCATGGCATCATGGAGGAGCACGGAAATGTCTTTTACAAACGGATCGATTTTACGGTCGAATTCCAGGAATGCTTCCACAATCTCATCGAGGTTCAGAGGTTCATATCCGTAAATCTTGGTAATAATGTCGTTGGCGTCCCGAACGTTGATTTCAAGTTTTTCCACCAGCACTTTGCGGTTCAGGAGATCGACGATACGGATGCCGACACGGGCGGCTTTGTCACGGTAAGCGGGACCGATGCCTCTCCCGGTGGTGCCGATCGAATTTTTGCCCTTGTATTTTTCCGCCGCCTCATCGAGAAGTTTGTGATAGGGCATGACGATATGCGCTTTCTGGCTGATAAAGAGCCTTCCATCGACATCTATTCCCCGCTTTTTCAACTCGGCGATTTCATTCATCAGCGCCGAAGGATCGACTACCACACCGTTGCCGATTATACATATTTTATCCGGGTACATGATGCCTGCCGGGATGAGATGGAATATGAATTCATTGCCATCGACAATCACCGTATGACCGGCATTCGCCCCGCCCTGAAAACGAACAACATAATCGGCGTCAACAGCAAGAAAATCAACAATTTTTGCTTTTGCTTCATCTCCCCACTGGGAACCAACTACAATTTTTACCGACATGGCGCTCCTCAGAAACAGGCAAAAAAAATCTTCGAGCGCTTTGCTCGAATTACATCATATGATACAGTTGAACTGAGAGAGAGTCAAGAGAAAAAATGAGCGTTTTTGGATTGCAAACGTAGGGCATCAGAATATATTCAATACTGTCCGGAAACGGACAGTACATGTACGAAACCGGACAGTTTATAACCTTCACATAAAACATAGAATAGTATAACTATTTGATTTTATACAATATATAATACTGGCATATTATTTGCTACATAAATTATACATGACGATATTTTATTGCGTTTCTTTTCAAATTAGATGCCGAAACAAGTTCGGCATGACACGTGTCATCCTGAACTCGTTTCAGGATCTAAACAATCAAAACATGCGCAATTATTTATGTCGTTATATATAGCATTGCAACACTCATTAGAGTATACTGTATAATAAGAATCCACCTGAACAGATGCAGGAGGAATGGTCATGAAATTATTTCACATCCTCGTTCTGGTTTCCTCTATCATTTTCTTCTCTCCTTATGTCTTCGCTGAAGGAGTATGGAATGTTTATACCGATTGCAACCGAGTTTACGATATGTCGGTTAATGGCCAGGTGGTCTGGTGCGCCACTTCCGGCGGAGTGGTGCGCTGGAACGGGGCTGACGGCTCGGCAGTGAGATATACTTCTTTGGACGGCCTCCCCGGAAATTTTGTAACAGCCATAACGATAGACCATTCCGTCGTTATATGGTGCGGCAGCGACTGGGGCGGAATTGCCTCTTTTGAAGGTTCAGCATGGAAGTTCCACCCCAATGACAGCCTCTCCGGCCAGTGGGTTGAAGAAATAGCGGCGGATAAAGACAACAACCTGTGGATCGCCTCATACCGTCTGTGGTTTTTTGACCGTAAAACGAAAAAATATAATAAGTATCAAATGACAGGGCCGGTGAATGCATTGGCAATTGACGGAGAGAATGTACTGTGGCTGGGAACGGATAACGGCGCGGCAAGTTTTGACGGAACAGCATGGAAAACGTATACTGTGCAGAACGGCCTGGCGGATAATCATGTAAATACTGTGGCCGTGGA
It includes:
- a CDS encoding adenylosuccinate synthase is translated as MSVKIVVGSQWGDEAKAKIVDFLAVDADYVVRFQGGANAGHTVIVDGNEFIFHLIPAGIMYPDKICIIGNGVVVDPSALMNEIAELKKRGIDVDGRLFISQKAHIVMPYHKLLDEAAEKYKGKNSIGTTGRGIGPAYRDKAARVGIRIVDLLNRKVLVEKLEINVRDANDIITKIYGYEPLNLDEIVEAFLEFDRKIDPFVKDISVLLHDAMKAGKNILFEGAQGALLDIDHGTYPYVTSSNTIAGAACIGTGIGPTSVDEVIGVMKAYTTRVGNGPFPTEFDGEFAQMIRDIGGEYGATTGRPRRCGWFDGIIGRYAARINGLSSLAVTKLDVLDTLPEIKICTGYRYGGRILDNFPADITVLGEVEPVYETHAGWMTSTRDIRLFQDLPAAARMYLARISEFVETPIKYVSIGSDRVQTITV